One window from the genome of Pararhizobium gei encodes:
- a CDS encoding BA14K family protein, producing the protein MQAALSETETLGNSAVVAAEPDLARIEWCSERYRSYRASDNSYQPYSGPRRRCEPPVVVSLPEPEQDKLSPDRQFAAEAAYTEDAHVQWCSDRYRSYNAQDNTYRSFRGHRRFCASPYI; encoded by the coding sequence GTGCAAGCAGCCCTGTCCGAAACCGAGACATTGGGAAACTCCGCCGTCGTCGCAGCCGAGCCGGATTTGGCGAGAATCGAGTGGTGCAGCGAACGGTATCGGTCTTATCGCGCTTCCGACAACAGCTACCAGCCCTACAGCGGCCCCCGCCGCCGGTGTGAGCCGCCGGTTGTGGTGTCTCTCCCGGAACCGGAGCAAGACAAGCTTTCCCCAGACCGGCAATTTGCCGCGGAAGCAGCCTATACCGAGGATGCGCACGTCCAATGGTGTTCCGACCGGTATCGCTCCTACAACGCGCAGGACAATACCTACCGCTCGTTTCGCGGTCACCGCCGCTTCTGTGCCTCTCCCTACATCTGA
- a CDS encoding DUF1236 domain-containing protein, translating to MTIKLIAAGAVVFVSLTGIASAQESTVQGAAGGAVTGAIVGGPVGAAVGGVVGAAVGTAIDPPPEKVVTYVREQPVQQSVVIEQPIVVGKPLPQDVVLVPVAEDPRYSYTVVNEQRVIVDPGTRNVVQVIQ from the coding sequence ATGACTATCAAGTTGATTGCCGCAGGCGCTGTCGTCTTCGTCTCCCTCACGGGGATCGCATCCGCACAGGAAAGCACAGTTCAGGGAGCGGCGGGCGGAGCCGTCACCGGCGCCATCGTTGGCGGACCGGTCGGCGCAGCCGTCGGCGGGGTTGTCGGTGCTGCGGTGGGTACCGCCATCGATCCGCCGCCGGAAAAGGTCGTCACCTATGTTCGCGAGCAGCCGGTTCAGCAGTCGGTCGTCATCGAGCAGCCGATCGTCGTCGGCAAACCTCTGCCGCAGGACGTTGTCCTCGTGCCGGTCGCCGAGGATCCGCGTTACTCGTACACCGTCGTTAACGAGCAGCGGGTGATCGTCGATCCCGGCACCCGAAACGTTGTCCAGGTCATTCAGTAA
- a CDS encoding sensor histidine kinase has product MGRSVHFFGLLDRWNARSLAWQFLLSGGLISFVAAIGVGAAVGMVIERAVTQNSAASTALYVDSIIAPLLPDMQSSQELGEGVIQALDETLSQGALSERLMTFKLWRKDGTILYSNDKNLMGRKFELSEDLRTAFTGKIVAEFDQLDDIDSSAERDSGQPLLEIYNPVLQPWSGEVVAVSEFYEVADDFQHSLNHARRISWLAIFGFTICFFLSLSALVFRGSRVIDSQRQNLKERIGELSDLLSQNEVLRARVQRASQRTSALNERYLRRIGADLHDGPAQLLALAALRIDSPYLKKGNLAPAEREEEISAIKAILDEAMQDIRNLCTGLVLPQIEAAGINDVLMRVVQAHEQRTGTRVDLQFSHAPQPLSVTTKICVFRFVQEALNNGFRHGGGVAQRVTQSIENGRILVEVRDGGPGFDPDRIGQESLGLAGLRERVESLGGRFDLSTSADGTVVTMSLDTRELEAA; this is encoded by the coding sequence ATGGGTAGGTCTGTGCACTTTTTCGGACTGCTCGACCGCTGGAATGCGCGATCCTTGGCATGGCAGTTTCTGCTTTCCGGAGGACTGATTTCGTTTGTGGCTGCCATTGGTGTCGGCGCCGCCGTGGGTATGGTGATCGAACGGGCCGTTACGCAAAACTCCGCAGCATCGACAGCGCTGTACGTCGATAGCATTATCGCGCCGCTTCTCCCTGACATGCAGTCCAGCCAAGAGCTCGGCGAGGGTGTGATCCAGGCCCTCGACGAAACATTGTCTCAAGGGGCTTTGAGCGAGCGGCTGATGACCTTCAAGTTGTGGCGCAAGGACGGAACGATCCTTTACTCCAACGACAAGAACCTGATGGGCCGGAAATTCGAGCTTAGCGAGGATCTGCGAACGGCCTTCACAGGAAAGATCGTCGCGGAATTCGATCAACTCGATGATATCGACAGTTCCGCCGAACGGGACAGCGGGCAGCCTCTGCTGGAGATCTACAATCCGGTTCTTCAGCCGTGGTCGGGCGAAGTGGTTGCGGTATCCGAATTCTACGAGGTTGCCGACGATTTCCAGCACAGCCTCAATCACGCGCGGCGGATCAGCTGGCTTGCCATTTTTGGATTTACCATCTGCTTCTTCCTATCCCTCTCGGCCCTCGTGTTTCGTGGCAGCCGTGTCATCGATAGCCAAAGGCAGAACCTCAAGGAACGCATCGGCGAACTCTCGGACTTGCTATCGCAGAACGAAGTGTTGCGCGCGCGTGTCCAGCGGGCCTCCCAGCGAACATCCGCGCTCAACGAACGTTATCTCCGACGCATCGGCGCCGACCTGCATGACGGACCAGCGCAGTTGTTGGCACTGGCTGCGCTGCGGATCGACAGTCCGTACCTGAAGAAAGGAAATCTTGCGCCGGCGGAAAGAGAGGAGGAAATCTCAGCGATCAAGGCCATTCTCGACGAAGCGATGCAGGACATCCGCAATCTTTGCACCGGGCTCGTGCTTCCGCAGATCGAGGCCGCTGGAATAAACGACGTGCTGATGCGCGTTGTACAAGCGCACGAACAGCGCACTGGCACCCGTGTCGATCTGCAATTTTCCCATGCGCCACAGCCCTTGTCGGTAACGACGAAAATATGCGTCTTCCGCTTTGTCCAGGAAGCCTTGAACAATGGTTTTCGGCACGGCGGCGGCGTCGCACAGCGTGTCACGCAGAGCATCGAGAATGGCCGCATTCTTGTTGAAGTCAGAGACGGAGGACCGGGTTTCGATCCTGATCGGATCGGACAGGAAAGCCTCGGCCTTGCGGGGCTTCGGGAACGGGTCGAAAGCCTCGGAGGACGGTTCGATCTGTCGACTTCGGCAGACGGCACCGTCGTGACCATGTCGCTCGACACGAGAGAACTTGAGGCAGCATGA
- the clpB gene encoding ATP-dependent chaperone ClpB — MNIEKYSERVRGFLQSAQTYALAQGHPQFTPEHVLKVLLDDDQGMAASLIERSGGDAKAARVGNDLAIAKLPKSTGGNGSLSLAQPLARVFATAEEAAKKAGDSFVTVERLLQALIIETSAATSGILTKAGLTASKLNQAINDIRKGRTADGANAEAGFDALKKYARDLTADARDGKLDPVIGRDDEIRRTIQVLSRRTKNNPVLIGEPGVGKTAIAEGLALRIINGDVPESLKDKKLMALDMGALIAGAKFRGEFEERLKAILSEVQAESGEIILFIDEMHTLVGAGKADGAMDASNLLKPALARGELHCVGATTLDEYRKHVEKDAALARRFQPVMVNEPNVEDTISILRGLKEKYEQHHKVRISDSALVAAATLSNRYITDRFLPDKAIDLMDEAASRLRMQVDSKPEELDELDRRIMQLKIEREALKKETDRASKDRLEKLELDLAGLEEQADALTARWQAEKSKLGLAADLKKQLEDARNELAIAQRKGEFQRAGELAYGEIPKLEKELEDSERQDSSVNSMVQEVVTPDNIAHVVSRWTGIPVEKMLEGQRDKLLRMEDELAKWVVGQGDAVQAVSRAVRRSRAGLQDPNRPIGSFIFLGPTGVGKTELTKALARFLFDDDSALVRMDMSEYMEKHSVARLIGAPPGYVGYEEGGALTEAVRRKPYQVVLFDEIEKAHPDVFNVLLQVLDDGRLTDGQGRTVDFRNTMIIMTSNLGAEYLTRLGENDDSDTVRDQVMDVVRGHFRPEFLNRVDEIILFHRLKRGEMGAIVDIQLTRLRQLLTERKITLELDDEARAFLADKGYDPAYGARPLKRAVQKYVQDPLAEQILQGNFPDGSVIKAFSGSDRLNFKLRETAEKVAA; from the coding sequence ATGAATATCGAAAAATATTCCGAGCGGGTGCGCGGTTTCCTGCAATCGGCTCAGACCTACGCGCTGGCGCAGGGCCATCCGCAATTCACACCAGAACATGTGCTGAAAGTGCTGCTCGATGACGATCAGGGCATGGCGGCGTCGCTGATCGAGCGCTCCGGCGGCGATGCCAAGGCAGCGCGGGTCGGCAATGATCTCGCGATCGCCAAGCTGCCGAAATCGACCGGGGGCAATGGTTCTCTGTCGCTTGCCCAGCCTTTGGCACGGGTGTTTGCGACCGCCGAAGAGGCGGCCAAGAAAGCTGGCGACAGCTTCGTTACCGTCGAACGGTTGCTGCAGGCGCTGATCATCGAGACATCCGCTGCCACCTCCGGCATCCTGACGAAGGCGGGGCTGACGGCGTCGAAGCTCAACCAGGCGATCAACGATATCCGCAAGGGCCGAACCGCCGATGGCGCCAATGCCGAGGCCGGTTTTGACGCACTGAAGAAATATGCCCGGGATCTCACGGCGGATGCGCGCGACGGTAAGCTCGATCCGGTGATCGGCCGCGACGACGAAATACGCCGCACGATCCAGGTCCTGTCGCGCCGCACCAAGAACAACCCCGTTCTGATCGGTGAGCCCGGCGTCGGCAAGACGGCGATCGCCGAAGGTCTGGCGTTGCGCATCATCAATGGCGATGTGCCGGAAAGCCTGAAAGACAAGAAGCTGATGGCGCTCGACATGGGCGCGCTGATTGCGGGGGCCAAGTTCCGCGGCGAATTCGAGGAGCGGCTGAAGGCCATTCTGTCGGAAGTGCAGGCGGAATCCGGCGAGATCATCCTGTTCATCGACGAGATGCACACGCTTGTCGGGGCCGGCAAGGCTGATGGGGCAATGGACGCCTCCAATCTGCTGAAGCCAGCACTTGCCCGCGGCGAACTGCACTGCGTCGGCGCGACCACGCTCGACGAGTACCGCAAGCATGTGGAAAAGGACGCGGCCTTGGCCCGCCGGTTCCAGCCGGTCATGGTCAACGAGCCGAATGTCGAGGACACAATCTCGATCCTGCGCGGCCTGAAGGAAAAATACGAGCAGCATCATAAGGTCAGGATCTCCGATTCTGCGCTGGTGGCGGCTGCGACCCTGTCCAACCGTTACATCACCGACCGATTCCTGCCTGACAAGGCGATCGACCTGATGGACGAAGCCGCGTCGCGGCTGCGCATGCAGGTGGACAGCAAGCCTGAAGAGCTCGACGAACTCGACCGCCGCATCATGCAGTTGAAGATCGAGCGTGAAGCGCTGAAAAAGGAGACCGACCGTGCCTCGAAGGACCGGCTGGAAAAGCTGGAACTCGATCTGGCTGGACTGGAAGAGCAGGCCGATGCGCTGACGGCGCGCTGGCAGGCGGAAAAATCCAAGCTCGGCCTCGCCGCTGATCTGAAGAAGCAGCTCGAAGACGCCCGCAACGAACTGGCGATTGCCCAGCGCAAGGGCGAATTCCAGCGGGCCGGCGAGCTTGCCTATGGCGAGATCCCGAAGCTCGAAAAGGAGCTGGAGGACAGCGAGCGGCAGGACAGCTCGGTCAATTCCATGGTGCAGGAGGTCGTGACCCCCGACAACATCGCCCATGTCGTGTCCCGGTGGACCGGCATTCCGGTGGAAAAGATGCTCGAAGGCCAGCGTGACAAGCTGCTGCGCATGGAAGACGAGCTGGCGAAATGGGTGGTCGGTCAGGGTGATGCGGTGCAGGCCGTGTCGCGCGCCGTGCGCCGCTCGCGCGCGGGGTTGCAGGATCCGAACCGGCCGATCGGCTCGTTCATCTTTCTCGGTCCCACGGGCGTCGGCAAGACGGAGCTGACCAAGGCGCTTGCCCGCTTCCTGTTCGATGACGACAGCGCGCTGGTGCGCATGGACATGTCGGAATATATGGAGAAGCACTCCGTTGCCCGTCTGATCGGCGCACCTCCCGGCTATGTCGGCTATGAGGAGGGCGGCGCTTTGACCGAGGCAGTGCGCCGCAAGCCCTATCAGGTCGTGCTGTTCGACGAGATCGAGAAGGCGCATCCCGACGTCTTCAACGTGCTGCTGCAGGTGCTGGACGATGGCCGCCTGACGGACGGGCAGGGCCGTACGGTCGACTTCCGCAACACAATGATCATCATGACCTCCAATCTGGGCGCTGAATATCTGACCCGGCTTGGCGAGAACGATGACAGTGACACGGTACGCGATCAGGTGATGGATGTCGTGCGCGGTCATTTCAGGCCTGAATTCCTGAACCGGGTTGACGAGATCATCCTGTTCCACCGCCTGAAGCGCGGTGAGATGGGGGCGATCGTCGATATCCAGCTGACGCGCCTGCGCCAGTTGCTGACGGAGCGCAAGATAACGCTTGAGCTCGACGACGAGGCACGCGCCTTCCTCGCCGACAAGGGCTACGATCCCGCTTATGGTGCGCGTCCCCTGAAGCGGGCTGTGCAGAAATATGTCCAGGACCCGCTCGCCGAGCAGATCCTGCAGGGCAATTTCCCGGATGGATCCGTGATCAAGGCATTCTCCGGCTCCGACCGGCTGAACTTCAAGCTGCGCGAAACGGCGGAAAAGGTTGCTGCCTGA
- a CDS encoding DUF1206 domain-containing protein, whose translation MDTGSKFQLMARGGYGARGAVFLLIAGLALFSGIAGGKPETKSALDSVLKQPFGRIWLLLIAIGLIGFVGWRLAQSLGNADGLASNAKGYLTRAALFGSAVTYSGFAIYAVQQATDIGAESGSGGEKGLAAWAMSQPFGQYLAGAIGIGFVIGGIVTITKGLMRKFERNLRLDSSTRKPIVLLCIYGLVARGLIFVVVGVFFVYAAFTVNPDQAGSMADALTWIRQLPFGGILYVIAALGLASFGIYNFVQARYRIVRQVGIPTPSLGTFG comes from the coding sequence ATGGACACCGGTTCCAAATTCCAATTGATGGCGCGCGGTGGGTATGGCGCGCGCGGCGCCGTCTTCCTGCTTATCGCAGGTCTTGCTCTGTTTTCGGGGATCGCAGGCGGCAAACCCGAGACGAAGTCGGCACTTGATTCCGTGCTGAAACAGCCGTTCGGACGAATTTGGCTTCTTCTGATTGCTATAGGCCTCATAGGATTTGTCGGATGGAGGCTCGCCCAATCGCTCGGCAATGCGGACGGCCTCGCGTCAAACGCGAAAGGATATTTGACCCGCGCTGCACTTTTCGGCAGCGCGGTGACCTATTCCGGCTTTGCGATCTATGCGGTGCAACAGGCAACCGACATTGGGGCAGAATCCGGATCGGGTGGAGAAAAGGGCCTGGCGGCATGGGCCATGTCACAGCCGTTCGGTCAATATCTTGCCGGCGCCATTGGCATTGGATTTGTCATCGGCGGCATTGTAACAATTACAAAAGGACTGATGCGTAAATTCGAGCGTAATCTTCGCCTCGACAGCAGCACGAGGAAGCCGATCGTGCTGTTGTGCATCTATGGACTCGTTGCCCGGGGCCTGATCTTTGTTGTTGTCGGGGTTTTCTTTGTCTATGCCGCGTTCACTGTGAACCCGGATCAGGCGGGCAGCATGGCGGATGCTCTGACCTGGATCCGGCAACTTCCATTCGGCGGTATACTATATGTCATTGCCGCGTTGGGGCTCGCCTCCTTCGGCATCTACAATTTCGTTCAGGCGCGCTACCGGATTGTGCGGCAGGTTGGCATTCCAACGCCATCTCTCGGGACATTCGGCTGA
- a CDS encoding gamma carbonic anhydrase family protein: MTLYSLDGISPSLPSGFVWIAPTSHVIGAVHLGENVGIWFGAVLRGDNEPITIGAGTNIQEMTMVHTDPGYPVTLGEGCTIGHRAILHGCTIGDNSLVGMGATILNGAKIGRNCLIGAGALVTENRVIPDNSLVVGAPGKVVRELDDAAVEKLRISAENYVRNARRFSKGLKAQ; this comes from the coding sequence ATGACCCTCTACAGTCTGGACGGAATATCGCCCTCCTTGCCTTCGGGCTTCGTCTGGATCGCGCCGACAAGTCATGTCATCGGCGCCGTGCATCTTGGCGAAAATGTCGGTATCTGGTTCGGTGCCGTGCTGCGTGGCGACAACGAACCCATCACCATCGGTGCCGGCACGAATATTCAGGAGATGACCATGGTCCACACCGACCCGGGCTATCCGGTAACGCTCGGTGAAGGCTGCACCATCGGCCATAGGGCAATTCTTCACGGCTGCACGATCGGCGACAATTCGCTGGTGGGCATGGGGGCAACAATTCTGAACGGTGCGAAAATCGGACGGAATTGCCTGATCGGCGCCGGAGCGCTGGTCACGGAAAACAGGGTCATACCCGATAACAGTCTGGTCGTTGGAGCGCCGGGGAAGGTCGTCCGCGAACTGGACGATGCAGCAGTTGAAAAACTGCGCATCTCGGCCGAAAACTACGTTCGCAATGCCCGGCGCTTCTCCAAAGGTTTGAAAGCCCAGTGA
- a CDS encoding LamB/YcsF family protein, giving the protein MSAIDLNSDLGESYGAWAMGDDVSMLSVVSSANVACGFHAGDPSGILKTIRAAAAKGVVIGAHVSYPDRVGFGRRDIDVTPADLTADVIYQIGALKGLAAAAGVTVAYVKPHGALYNRIAHDQKQGQAVIDGIKAIDPALVLMGLAGAPVLELARRSGLEVVAEAFADRAYAADGQLVSRRAPGAVLHDPQLIARRMLQLAREGILEAIDGSTIAIDAQSICVHGDSAGAVAIAQEIRRAFEADGISIRSFLPTDRA; this is encoded by the coding sequence ATGAGTGCCATCGATCTGAACAGCGATCTCGGCGAAAGTTACGGCGCCTGGGCCATGGGCGACGACGTCTCGATGCTTTCCGTCGTTTCCAGTGCCAATGTCGCCTGCGGCTTCCATGCCGGCGACCCCTCAGGCATTCTGAAGACCATCCGGGCCGCCGCGGCAAAAGGCGTCGTGATCGGCGCGCATGTGTCCTATCCCGATCGCGTCGGCTTTGGACGGCGCGACATAGACGTCACGCCTGCAGATCTGACGGCCGATGTCATCTACCAGATCGGTGCTTTGAAAGGTCTCGCTGCCGCTGCCGGCGTCACCGTCGCTTATGTCAAGCCGCATGGCGCGCTCTACAATCGCATCGCCCACGACCAGAAGCAGGGACAGGCAGTGATTGACGGCATCAAGGCCATCGATCCCGCGCTGGTGCTGATGGGTCTCGCCGGTGCTCCGGTTCTGGAGCTCGCCCGGCGATCCGGTCTGGAAGTCGTCGCCGAAGCCTTTGCCGACCGTGCCTATGCAGCGGACGGCCAACTCGTATCGCGCCGCGCGCCCGGCGCGGTTCTGCATGATCCGCAACTGATTGCCCGGCGCATGCTGCAGCTCGCTCGTGAGGGGATTTTGGAAGCTATCGATGGCTCGACCATTGCCATCGATGCCCAGTCGATCTGCGTGCACGGCGACAGCGCCGGCGCAGTGGCCATTGCGCAGGAAATCCGCCGTGCCTTCGAGGCGGACGGTATTTCCATCCGATCCTTTCTTCCGACCGATCGGGCCTGA
- a CDS encoding bifunctional diguanylate cyclase/phosphodiesterase codes for MQKRVLSASHVRQLSVVAVASVFIVVASILGGLVARAVGTLTATANEIDDNRARHAADSAMQSLTKQLGATLRDNAYWDDAYNQVTSSNGPNWSIETWGSVSADYPLYDTAAVIGRGGKPVMAYRDGEPMQNQPSQFFGGFDALVDAARQTGMDDPVPVHFVRTPGGTAIIGAAAIQPSEPLPSAKGDDLHVLVFAKQITPQLIEELSQTFNLPGLRLSDLPAQGLLNVALLDVSGDKVAFAAWPSEAPGTESLGRVKGDLQAAAVLLVVFLCGIGAAGALTILNLKASEQRSRDRASHDALTGLFNRAGLLEKIATSLSAAASGDFPVMLYFIDLDGFKGVNDAWGHMVGDDLIVAVAHRLRDRLPKDAVISRLGGDEFAVVASQAYDTELGQQIQQAITTEFLIGDRTIEIGASVGVAVSPFGRIEASELIRRADTALYRAKALGRGITVGFDNSFDEDTTRLTRLEGLLRATLNNQDIGVAFQPLIDAASGRICGIEALARWHTETGESISPDIFIPLAERSGLIDLLGAQILKKSLMAAANWPDIGLSVNVSPLQLKNPHFARQVITMVEAMDFDPSRLCLELTEGALVSDPEQARRALDAVKAAGIRIALDDFGSGFASIGMLRQFGFDRIKIDRSLIAATDRDLSSGAFLHATIALAHALNIPVTAEGIEKEEQAISLRLSGCNALQGYFFSKPVAEQDITERYFSNPTGDNLSAA; via the coding sequence ATGCAAAAACGCGTCCTTTCGGCAAGCCATGTACGGCAGCTGTCGGTCGTCGCCGTCGCTTCCGTATTTATTGTCGTGGCGTCGATACTGGGCGGCCTCGTGGCACGCGCTGTCGGTACGTTGACGGCCACAGCAAACGAGATCGACGACAACCGCGCGCGGCATGCAGCCGACAGTGCGATGCAATCTCTGACGAAACAACTAGGCGCGACGTTACGCGACAATGCCTATTGGGACGACGCCTATAATCAGGTTACCTCGTCCAACGGACCGAACTGGAGCATCGAGACCTGGGGCAGTGTCAGCGCCGACTACCCGCTTTACGATACAGCCGCCGTTATCGGTCGCGGCGGCAAGCCTGTCATGGCTTACCGGGACGGCGAACCGATGCAAAATCAGCCATCCCAATTCTTCGGCGGATTCGATGCACTTGTTGATGCCGCGCGGCAGACTGGAATGGACGATCCGGTCCCGGTTCACTTCGTTCGCACACCTGGTGGAACGGCGATCATCGGCGCGGCGGCAATCCAGCCGAGTGAACCCCTGCCATCGGCAAAAGGCGACGATCTTCATGTTCTGGTATTCGCCAAACAGATCACACCGCAATTGATCGAGGAACTATCCCAGACTTTTAACCTGCCTGGTCTCCGGCTATCCGACCTTCCGGCGCAAGGTCTTCTGAACGTTGCCCTTCTGGATGTCTCCGGCGACAAGGTTGCCTTCGCGGCATGGCCTTCCGAAGCTCCGGGCACGGAAAGTTTGGGACGGGTCAAAGGCGATCTGCAGGCTGCGGCCGTTCTTCTTGTCGTGTTCCTTTGCGGTATCGGGGCGGCTGGCGCACTCACGATCCTCAATCTCAAGGCAAGCGAGCAGCGATCGCGCGACAGGGCATCGCACGACGCCTTGACCGGCCTGTTCAACCGCGCGGGCCTGCTGGAGAAAATTGCAACAAGCCTGTCTGCCGCCGCGTCCGGTGATTTCCCGGTAATGCTCTACTTTATCGATCTCGACGGCTTCAAGGGGGTGAACGACGCCTGGGGGCACATGGTGGGTGACGATCTGATCGTCGCTGTCGCACACAGGCTTCGCGATCGTTTGCCGAAGGACGCGGTAATCTCGCGTCTGGGCGGTGACGAATTCGCAGTAGTCGCGTCGCAGGCATATGACACAGAACTCGGGCAACAGATTCAACAGGCCATTACAACGGAATTCCTGATCGGTGACCGAACGATCGAAATCGGCGCCAGCGTTGGGGTGGCAGTTTCACCCTTTGGCCGGATCGAGGCAAGCGAGCTGATCCGCCGGGCCGATACCGCCCTTTATCGCGCCAAGGCGCTGGGACGGGGCATCACTGTCGGGTTCGACAACAGCTTCGACGAGGACACGACCCGATTGACCCGACTTGAGGGGCTTTTGCGGGCAACCCTCAACAATCAGGACATCGGCGTGGCCTTTCAACCGCTGATCGATGCCGCCTCCGGCAGGATTTGTGGTATCGAGGCATTGGCGCGGTGGCATACGGAGACCGGGGAGAGCATCAGCCCGGACATCTTCATTCCCTTGGCCGAGCGTTCGGGACTGATCGATCTCCTCGGTGCGCAGATTTTGAAGAAATCCCTGATGGCGGCCGCGAATTGGCCCGATATCGGCCTTTCCGTCAATGTCTCTCCATTGCAGCTGAAGAACCCGCATTTCGCCAGGCAGGTCATCACGATGGTGGAAGCCATGGATTTCGACCCTAGCCGCCTCTGTCTGGAGTTGACCGAAGGCGCCCTCGTTTCGGATCCGGAGCAGGCGCGCAGAGCCCTGGATGCCGTGAAAGCCGCTGGCATCAGAATTGCGCTTGACGACTTCGGCTCCGGCTTCGCAAGCATCGGCATGTTGCGCCAGTTCGGGTTCGACCGGATAAAGATAGACCGGTCTCTGATTGCCGCAACCGACCGTGATCTCAGCTCAGGTGCTTTCCTGCATGCGACCATCGCTCTTGCCCATGCCTTGAACATTCCGGTTACGGCGGAAGGGATCGAAAAAGAGGAACAGGCCATCAGCCTGCGCCTCTCGGGCTGCAATGCCCTCCAAGGATACTTCTTCAGCAAGCCCGTTGCGGAACAGGACATCACCGAGCGTTATTTCAGCAATCCGACCGGCGACAATCTCTCGGCCGCTTGA
- a CDS encoding peroxiredoxin, translated as MSLRINDIAPDFTADTTQGPISFHDWIGDGWTVLFSHPKNFTPVCTTELGAMAGLDDDFRSRGVKVIGISVDPVESHGKWKADIKTATGFEVEYPLIGDKDLKVAKLYDMLPATAGESSEGRTPADNATVRSVFVIGPDKKIKLILTYPMTTGRNFLEILRAIDSIQLTARHQVATPANWQQGDDVIITAAVSNEDAVTRFGTFDTVLPYLRKTKQPAA; from the coding sequence ATGAGCCTTCGAATAAATGACATAGCCCCTGATTTCACCGCTGATACGACCCAGGGACCCATCAGCTTTCATGATTGGATCGGCGATGGCTGGACGGTGCTTTTTTCCCATCCGAAGAATTTCACCCCGGTCTGCACGACGGAACTCGGCGCGATGGCGGGCCTTGACGACGATTTCCGCAGCCGCGGCGTCAAGGTCATCGGCATTTCCGTCGATCCCGTCGAAAGCCACGGCAAGTGGAAAGCCGACATCAAGACCGCCACAGGTTTTGAAGTCGAATATCCCCTGATCGGCGACAAGGACCTGAAGGTTGCCAAGCTCTACGACATGCTGCCCGCAACCGCCGGCGAGAGTTCCGAGGGGCGCACGCCAGCCGACAACGCCACCGTTCGTTCGGTCTTTGTCATCGGCCCTGACAAGAAGATCAAGCTCATCCTCACCTATCCCATGACCACGGGGCGGAACTTCCTGGAAATCCTGCGCGCCATCGATTCCATCCAGCTCACGGCCAGGCATCAGGTGGCGACGCCGGCCAACTGGCAGCAGGGCGACGACGTGATCATCACGGCCGCTGTTTCCAACGAGGATGCCGTGACCCGCTTCGGCACCTTCGATACGGTGTTGCCCTATCTGCGAAAGACGAAGCAGCCGGCGGCCTGA
- a CDS encoding response regulator, with translation MTKNLTIAIVDDHPLFREGVMRILSEVDGFEVVGQGSSRDDAIRLCADLQPDILLMDISMPGGGLNAISPILDVAPAQKIVMLTVSEASDDVLAALNKGAKAYVLKGVGSETLAEIVRTVGAGETYVSPSLSARLLSSLATRQTDAANRNPLADLTAREHGVLQLVAAGLSNKRIALKLDVHEKTVKHHLTSIFVKLGATNRTEAAMIFMNMSLNRPQVATAWSHLPE, from the coding sequence ATGACAAAAAATCTGACCATAGCGATCGTGGACGATCATCCGCTTTTCAGGGAGGGCGTCATGCGTATTTTGTCCGAGGTCGACGGTTTCGAAGTCGTCGGCCAGGGCAGCAGCCGAGACGATGCGATAAGGCTCTGCGCCGATTTGCAACCCGATATTCTGCTGATGGATATCTCCATGCCGGGCGGTGGATTGAACGCCATCTCTCCCATACTCGATGTAGCACCCGCCCAGAAGATCGTCATGCTCACCGTTTCTGAAGCGAGCGACGATGTGCTGGCCGCGCTGAACAAGGGCGCCAAGGCCTATGTTCTCAAGGGCGTGGGTTCCGAAACGCTTGCCGAAATCGTGCGGACGGTCGGCGCCGGCGAGACGTATGTTTCGCCTTCGCTCTCAGCCCGGTTGCTGTCATCCCTGGCAACGCGTCAAACCGATGCGGCAAACAGGAACCCTCTGGCGGATCTGACGGCGCGGGAACACGGTGTACTGCAACTCGTTGCAGCCGGCCTCAGCAATAAACGGATCGCCCTGAAGCTCGATGTGCATGAAAAGACGGTAAAACATCATCTGACGAGTATTTTCGTCAAGCTCGGCGCCACGAACCGCACGGAAGCCGCCATGATTTTCATGAACATGTCCTTGAACCGGCCGCAGGTGGCTACGGCATGGTCGCACTTACCTGAATGA